The Edaphobacter sp. 12200R-103 genome contains a region encoding:
- a CDS encoding DUF177 domain-containing protein, with amino-acid sequence MLITPVQLFEEPLQIDETIAPGVVDYGQDIRQVSPLPVRGQADLLIEHRSEERGANSQVNDIRLRASYKGDFEILCARCVEPVPQTLSGDFDLIFRPAEADTVMGEHAITPDETEIGYYEESGLLLEDVVREQVLLSLPTRTLCKPDCKGLCPRCGQNQNLAICSCEQTPSDPRWNALAGLADKIEVKH; translated from the coding sequence GTGCTTATCACCCCGGTCCAACTCTTCGAAGAGCCCCTTCAGATCGACGAAACCATTGCCCCGGGCGTAGTGGATTACGGCCAGGACATCCGCCAGGTCTCTCCGCTGCCCGTCAGAGGACAGGCCGATCTTCTCATCGAGCATCGGAGCGAGGAACGCGGGGCGAACTCGCAGGTCAATGACATCCGCCTGCGTGCGTCTTACAAGGGCGACTTCGAGATTCTCTGCGCCCGCTGCGTTGAACCTGTGCCTCAGACCCTCTCCGGCGACTTCGACCTCATCTTCCGCCCCGCCGAGGCCGACACGGTGATGGGCGAGCACGCAATTACCCCCGACGAGACCGAAATCGGGTATTATGAAGAGAGCGGTCTTTTGCTCGAGGATGTCGTGCGCGAGCAGGTGTTGCTCTCCCTGCCCACTCGAACCCTCTGCAAGCCGGACTGCAAGGGCCTCTGCCCTCGCTGCGGTCAGAACCAGAACCTCGCAATCTGCTCCTGCGAACAGACTCCGTCTGATCCGCGTTGGAATGCGCTGGCGGGCCTGGCTGACAAGATCGAGGTCAAGCACTAA
- the rpmF gene encoding 50S ribosomal protein L32 — protein sequence MPNPKRRHSKQRTAKRRSHDFLTPTGLSECPNCHERKLPHRACRKCGTYKGREVLTVKEAS from the coding sequence ATGCCTAATCCAAAACGGCGTCATTCCAAGCAGCGCACCGCCAAGCGCCGCAGCCACGACTTCCTGACCCCGACGGGTCTCTCCGAGTGCCCCAACTGCCACGAGCGCAAGTTGCCGCATCGCGCCTGCCGCAAGTGTGGCACCTACAAGGGCCGCGAGGTCCTTACCGTCAAGGAAGCCAGCTAA
- the plsX gene encoding phosphate acyltransferase PlsX: protein MPIDIVVDAMGSDKAPDPEIRGAVLAARHYDVRVHLVGPEDILRPILRQHVQHQKHLPIFITPASEWITMGDKAAQAVRTKRDSTMRVGLKMVREGLASRTTSGHGHGKAAGFFTAGNTGAAMATAKMVLGMLSGVDRPALASAVPTTRGVPSLILDVGANVDCDPDNLVQFAVMGHIFAQNVLKVPNPRVGLLSIGEEDSKGNSLTRDTLPMLRSLPGINFIGNVEGRDIYNGNCDVIVCDGFVGNVALKASEGIARLVTTSLREALKSTVTSQVGALLSRRAFGDFKKRLDYNEYGGAPLLGVRGVCIVGHGSSNEKAVMNGIRVAAEFAHAEVNAGIEAALLSSTATP from the coding sequence ATGCCGATCGACATCGTCGTTGACGCGATGGGTTCCGACAAGGCCCCCGATCCTGAGATCCGCGGGGCCGTTCTCGCTGCACGCCACTACGACGTGCGCGTGCATCTTGTCGGCCCTGAAGACATCCTGCGTCCCATCCTGCGCCAGCACGTCCAGCATCAGAAGCACCTTCCTATCTTCATCACGCCGGCCTCCGAGTGGATCACCATGGGGGACAAGGCCGCCCAGGCGGTCCGCACCAAGCGCGACTCCACCATGCGCGTCGGCCTCAAGATGGTGCGCGAAGGCCTCGCCTCCCGCACAACCTCCGGGCACGGTCACGGGAAGGCAGCAGGTTTCTTCACTGCCGGAAACACAGGCGCTGCCATGGCCACCGCCAAGATGGTCCTGGGAATGCTCTCCGGGGTCGACCGGCCAGCGCTCGCCAGTGCTGTTCCTACCACGCGCGGAGTTCCATCCCTCATCCTCGACGTGGGCGCGAACGTCGACTGCGACCCCGACAACCTGGTGCAGTTCGCCGTCATGGGCCATATCTTCGCCCAGAATGTCCTCAAGGTCCCCAATCCTCGCGTCGGCCTGCTTTCCATCGGCGAAGAGGACTCCAAAGGCAACTCCCTCACTCGCGACACGCTCCCGATGCTTCGCTCACTTCCGGGAATCAACTTCATCGGCAATGTCGAAGGCCGCGATATCTACAACGGCAACTGCGATGTCATCGTCTGCGACGGCTTCGTCGGCAACGTCGCCCTCAAGGCCTCCGAAGGAATCGCTCGCCTGGTGACGACCTCGCTGCGCGAAGCTCTGAAATCGACGGTCACCTCACAGGTCGGAGCCCTTCTCTCCCGCCGCGCCTTCGGCGACTTCAAAAAGCGCCTCGACTACAACGAGTATGGTGGCGCACCTTTGCTTGGCGTCCGCGGCGTCTGCATCGTCGGACACGGCTCCTCCAACGAAAAAGCCGTCATGAACGGCATCCGCGTCGCCGCTGAGTTCGCCCACGCCGAGGTCAACGCAGGCATCGAAGCGGCACTGCTGTCTTCCACCGCTACCCCATAA